Proteins co-encoded in one Prescottella sp. R16 genomic window:
- a CDS encoding nucleoside hydrolase, translated as MTGPTPLIVDVDTGIDDAIALLYLLSHDDADVVAVLSTAGNVPTEQVVENNLALLELCGRTDIEVAAGAPGPLSAPLRTTEDTHGPRGLGYARLPRTLRRPSARSAAQTWIELTRARPGELTGLVTGPLTNLALAIRSDPELPHRLRQLVIMGGAFAHPGNTTPVAEWNISVDPEAAAEVFDAFSVVPPQRSPIVCGLDITERMILRPEHLHRLSVLAGGPASTDNPVVRLVSDALRFYFEFHRDHGYEYFAHLHDPFAAAVALDPGIARMRPTAVDVETAGRITRGQTVADHAGLWGRPPNARIVVDADPDAFVDDVVRHVAALARLLDVHQVNRTLGS; from the coding sequence GTGACCGGTCCGACCCCCTTGATCGTCGACGTCGACACCGGTATCGACGACGCGATCGCGCTGCTGTACCTGCTCTCCCACGACGATGCGGACGTCGTGGCGGTGCTCTCCACGGCCGGCAACGTCCCCACCGAGCAGGTCGTCGAGAACAATCTGGCCCTGCTCGAACTGTGCGGACGCACCGACATCGAGGTGGCGGCCGGCGCACCCGGCCCGCTGTCGGCGCCGCTGCGCACCACCGAGGACACCCACGGCCCGCGGGGGCTGGGATATGCGCGGCTCCCCCGCACCCTGCGGCGGCCGTCGGCGCGGTCCGCAGCGCAGACCTGGATCGAACTGACGCGAGCCCGCCCCGGCGAGCTGACCGGCCTGGTCACCGGGCCGCTGACGAATCTGGCGCTGGCGATCCGCTCGGATCCCGAACTGCCGCACCGGCTGCGGCAGCTGGTGATCATGGGCGGCGCGTTCGCGCACCCCGGCAACACGACCCCGGTCGCGGAGTGGAACATCTCGGTGGACCCCGAGGCTGCGGCCGAGGTGTTCGACGCGTTCTCCGTCGTCCCACCGCAGCGGTCACCGATCGTGTGCGGACTCGACATCACCGAACGGATGATCCTGCGCCCCGAGCATCTGCACCGGTTGTCCGTGCTCGCCGGCGGTCCGGCGAGCACGGACAATCCGGTCGTGCGACTCGTCTCGGATGCCCTGCGGTTCTACTTCGAGTTCCACCGCGACCACGGGTACGAGTACTTCGCGCACCTGCACGACCCGTTCGCTGCAGCCGTCGCCCTCGACCCCGGGATCGCCCGGATGCGGCCCACGGCGGTGGACGTCGAGACCGCCGGACGGATCACCCGTGGCCAGACCGTCGCCGATCACGCAGGCCTGTGGGGCCGCCCGCCGAACGCTCGGATCGTCGTCGACGCCGACCCCGACGCCTTCGTCGACGACGTCGTCCGGCACGTGGCGGCACTCGCCCGTCTCCTCGACGTTCACCAGGTCAACCGAACGTTAGGTTCGTAA
- a CDS encoding class II glutamine amidotransferase has protein sequence MCRLFGLSAAPHRVRATFWLLDAEDSLAEQSRRMPDGTGLGTFDVDGTPRVETQPLAAYEDRQFACEARERRSRTFVAHVRYATTGAAVPANTHPFAQKGRLFAHNGMIEDLPVLETELGPYQDLVGGDTDSERFFALVTRRIDEHDGDVAAGITSAVGWLADNVRLLALNFVLVDADELWAFRYPDVHDLLVLQRRPGGRSGRRHFDHASAAGTVRARSGELSTLPAVVVATEQMDEDPGWESLGSGELLHVGPGQDVTRTTILDRPPAHPLTLDDLTGRAAAAQAPSHR, from the coding sequence ATGTGTCGACTGTTCGGACTGTCCGCGGCCCCGCACCGCGTCCGTGCCACCTTCTGGCTCCTCGACGCCGAGGACAGCCTCGCCGAACAGAGCCGCCGGATGCCCGACGGCACCGGCCTGGGCACGTTCGACGTCGACGGCACGCCGCGGGTCGAGACGCAGCCGCTCGCCGCGTACGAGGACCGGCAGTTCGCGTGCGAGGCTCGGGAGCGTCGGTCGCGGACGTTCGTCGCGCACGTGCGGTACGCCACCACGGGCGCAGCGGTCCCGGCCAACACGCACCCGTTCGCGCAGAAGGGCCGGCTGTTCGCCCACAACGGGATGATCGAGGACCTGCCGGTGCTCGAAACCGAGCTCGGCCCCTACCAGGACCTGGTCGGCGGGGACACCGACTCGGAACGGTTCTTCGCGCTCGTCACCCGCCGTATCGACGAGCACGACGGGGACGTCGCGGCCGGAATCACGTCGGCCGTCGGCTGGCTCGCCGACAACGTGCGCCTGCTGGCCCTGAACTTCGTGCTGGTCGACGCCGACGAACTGTGGGCGTTCCGGTACCCGGACGTCCACGACCTGCTGGTGTTGCAGCGCCGTCCGGGTGGCCGCAGCGGCCGCCGGCACTTCGACCATGCGAGCGCAGCCGGCACCGTCCGCGCCCGTTCCGGGGAACTGTCGACGCTGCCCGCGGTCGTCGTGGCGACCGAGCAGATGGACGAGGACCCGGGCTGGGAGTCGTTGGGTTCCGGTGAACTCCTCCACGTCGGACCCGGACAGGACGTGACACGGACGACGATCCTGGACCGGCCACCGGCGCATCCCCTGACACTCGACGACCTCACCGGTCGGGCGGCCGCGGCACAGGCGCCGAGCCACCGCTGA
- a CDS encoding DinB family protein, with protein sequence MAENETFVTTGERADLLGLLADQRHNLLITVRGIDDEQARARTTVSELTLGGLIKHVTRTERNWLESIREPDENAEFDMADAAASHAMTGDETIAGLIDDYRKVAAETERTIAALDDLDTLIPLPTAPWAPERQWWTARRVLLHVLRETAQHSGHADIIRESLDGANTTRQMGEDAGMEF encoded by the coding sequence ATGGCAGAAAACGAGACCTTCGTCACTACCGGTGAGCGCGCCGATCTACTCGGACTGCTCGCGGATCAGCGCCACAACCTGCTGATCACGGTCCGCGGCATCGACGACGAGCAGGCGCGAGCCCGCACCACCGTCAGCGAGTTGACGCTCGGGGGACTGATCAAACACGTCACTCGAACCGAGCGGAACTGGCTCGAGTCGATCCGGGAACCCGACGAGAACGCCGAGTTCGACATGGCGGACGCGGCGGCCAGTCATGCCATGACCGGCGACGAGACGATCGCCGGACTGATCGACGACTACCGGAAGGTGGCCGCCGAGACCGAGCGCACGATCGCCGCACTGGACGACCTGGACACGCTGATTCCACTACCGACGGCACCGTGGGCGCCGGAACGTCAGTGGTGGACGGCGCGGCGGGTGCTGCTGCACGTGCTGCGGGAGACCGCCCAGCATTCCGGTCACGCCGACATCATCCGCGAATCGCTCGACGGCGCGAACACGACCCGGCAGATGGGTGAGGACGCCGGCATGGAGTTCTGA
- a CDS encoding trans-acting enoyl reductase family protein, whose protein sequence is MTSRARDLDVVVYGATGFVGRLVAEYLARHAPDGTRIGLAGRSVEKLERIRADLGPAAVGWPLLRADATDDASLDELAAATHVVASTVGPYARYGLPLVRACAEAGTDYVDLTGEVLFVRESIDRYHDVAASTGARIVHSCGFDSVPSDLGVHTLHRQVSADRAGELTDTTLVVTSMRGGVSGGTVDSLRMQIDAVKSDAALRKVALSPYSLSPDRATEPDVGSQNDLAVVRGTDIAPGLSGWKAPFFMGPYNTRVVRRSNALTGHAYGSRFRYREVMNVGSSPLSAVVAGGLAAGMGAAVAGLAFPPSRWLLDRVLPKPGEGPSEKTRSSGHFTIDVYATTSTGNRYTSRVAAQGDPGYAATAVMLGESALSLALQHDDLPDTPGGVLTPATGIGDVLVDRLRAAGFEIAVRQE, encoded by the coding sequence ATGACCTCACGCGCACGCGATCTCGACGTCGTCGTCTACGGCGCCACCGGATTCGTCGGCCGTCTCGTGGCCGAGTACCTCGCCCGGCACGCCCCCGACGGCACCCGCATCGGGCTCGCCGGACGGTCCGTCGAGAAACTCGAGAGGATCCGCGCCGACCTCGGCCCGGCAGCCGTCGGCTGGCCGTTGCTGCGTGCCGACGCCACCGACGACGCCTCGCTCGACGAACTGGCTGCGGCCACGCACGTCGTCGCGTCGACCGTCGGCCCGTACGCCCGGTACGGGCTGCCGCTGGTGCGGGCCTGCGCCGAGGCCGGCACCGACTACGTCGACCTCACCGGTGAGGTGTTGTTCGTGCGCGAGAGCATCGACCGCTACCACGACGTCGCCGCGTCGACGGGGGCACGGATCGTGCACTCGTGCGGGTTCGACTCCGTCCCGTCCGATCTCGGCGTCCACACCCTGCACCGGCAGGTGTCCGCCGACCGTGCCGGTGAGCTCACCGACACCACCCTGGTGGTGACATCGATGCGCGGCGGAGTCAGCGGCGGCACCGTCGACTCGCTGCGGATGCAGATCGACGCCGTCAAGAGCGATGCCGCCCTGCGGAAGGTGGCGCTGTCGCCGTATTCGCTGAGCCCGGACCGGGCCACGGAACCGGACGTCGGTTCACAGAACGACCTGGCCGTGGTTCGCGGCACCGACATCGCACCCGGGCTGTCCGGGTGGAAGGCGCCGTTCTTCATGGGGCCGTACAACACGCGGGTGGTGCGGCGCAGCAACGCCCTCACCGGTCACGCGTACGGGTCCCGGTTCCGCTACCGGGAGGTGATGAACGTGGGTTCGTCGCCGCTGTCGGCGGTGGTCGCGGGTGGTCTCGCCGCCGGCATGGGGGCGGCCGTCGCGGGACTCGCGTTCCCACCGAGCCGCTGGCTGCTGGACCGGGTCCTGCCGAAGCCCGGCGAGGGTCCGAGCGAGAAGACCCGCAGCAGTGGGCATTTCACGATCGACGTGTACGCCACCACGTCGACGGGCAACCGCTACACGTCCCGGGTCGCGGCGCAGGGCGACCCCGGCTACGCGGCGACCGCCGTGATGCTCGGCGAGTCCGCACTGTCCCTCGCCCTGCAACACGACGACCTCCCAGACACCCCGGGTGGTGTTCTCACCCCGGCCACCGGAATCGGCGACGTGCTCGTCGACCGACTCCGCGCCGCCGGATTCGAGATCGCGGTGCGGCAGGAGTGA
- a CDS encoding DUF2784 domain-containing protein: MPYRLLVDVTVLVHLLFIGYVVVGGFLAWRWQRTIWLHLAAAAWAAGIVAIGFDCPLTYLEDWARARGGEPPLPPDGFIAHYLTGVVYPASAATLVQALVAAAVLASWIGYVRLRRRDRMRV; this comes from the coding sequence ATGCCGTACCGGCTGCTGGTGGACGTCACCGTCCTCGTGCATCTGCTGTTCATCGGCTATGTCGTGGTCGGCGGCTTCCTGGCGTGGCGGTGGCAGCGGACGATCTGGCTGCATCTCGCCGCCGCGGCGTGGGCGGCGGGCATCGTCGCGATCGGATTCGACTGTCCGCTCACCTATCTGGAGGATTGGGCGCGCGCCCGCGGCGGTGAGCCGCCGCTGCCCCCGGACGGGTTCATCGCCCACTATCTGACCGGTGTCGTGTACCCGGCGAGTGCGGCGACGCTCGTGCAGGCCCTCGTCGCGGCGGCCGTGCTCGCGTCGTGGATCGGCTACGTGCGGTTGCGTCGCCGCGACCGCATGCGGGTGTGA
- a CDS encoding universal stress protein translates to MVIAVAFDDSPEGRWAAVYAARAAMQRREQLLVLRIVDDVSSTEPESVRTAVRAALDAGGVGESPWELRTAEHSGDPVGALIELIADSGAALFVAGTRRRNAVGKFLLDRTLQRILLEVEVPVLVVKEPLDDD, encoded by the coding sequence ATGGTTATCGCCGTCGCTTTCGACGACTCTCCGGAAGGCCGGTGGGCGGCCGTGTATGCCGCGCGGGCGGCGATGCAGCGGCGGGAGCAGTTGCTGGTGCTACGGATCGTGGACGATGTGTCGTCGACGGAGCCGGAGTCGGTCCGGACGGCGGTGCGGGCGGCGCTGGATGCCGGTGGTGTCGGTGAGTCGCCGTGGGAGTTGCGGACCGCGGAGCACAGCGGTGATCCGGTGGGGGCGCTCATCGAGCTGATCGCCGACAGTGGTGCGGCCCTGTTCGTTGCCGGCACGCGCCGCAGGAACGCGGTCGGCAAGTTCCTCCTCGACCGGACCCTGCAGCGCATCCTGTTGGAGGTGGAGGTTCCGGTCCTCGTCGTCAAGGAACCACTCGACGACGACTGA
- a CDS encoding SDR family NAD(P)-dependent oxidoreductase, translated as MAHTVTGIDPAELDVCLRVLSEAAHLDIDHPDSVVVQRAVGHMFKKLKRTRRKETRDAVSAADRKVVAATATGSPDRIDDETAGIPLTSTAAGATAGTLIRPRPCYICKQRYTQVDAFYHQLCPECAASSHAKRDQRTDLTGRRALLTGGRAKIGMYIALRLLRDGAHLTITTRFPNDAIRRFTAMEDSADWIHRLRVVGIDLRDPAQVVALADDVAAQGPLDILINNAAQTVRRSPGAYSALAEAESGPLPSGALPDVVTFGKTSDAHPAALAGSLSTANLAAAANLSVDDVSSLALVAGSATPDRIEQGIAIDAGGLLPDLAHTNSWVQTVGEVDPIELLEVQLCNSVAPFILVDRLRPAMAAAAARRKYVVNVSAMEGQFGRGYKGPGHPHTNMAKAALNMLTRTSAKEMLEQDGILMTAVDTGWITDERPHYTKVRLAEEGFHAPLDLVDGAARVYDPIVQGEAGVDLHGCFLKDYVPSPW; from the coding sequence ATGGCCCACACCGTGACCGGGATCGATCCCGCCGAACTCGACGTCTGCCTGCGAGTGCTGTCGGAGGCGGCGCACCTCGACATCGACCACCCGGATTCGGTGGTCGTGCAGCGGGCCGTCGGCCACATGTTCAAGAAGTTGAAGCGGACGCGACGCAAGGAGACCCGCGACGCGGTCTCGGCGGCCGACCGCAAGGTGGTGGCCGCGACCGCGACCGGATCGCCGGACCGGATCGACGACGAGACCGCGGGCATTCCGTTGACGTCGACCGCCGCCGGTGCGACGGCGGGCACCCTGATCCGGCCGCGGCCCTGCTACATCTGCAAGCAGCGTTACACGCAGGTCGACGCGTTCTACCACCAGCTGTGCCCGGAGTGCGCGGCGAGCAGTCACGCCAAGCGGGACCAGCGCACCGACCTGACCGGGCGCCGCGCACTGCTCACCGGTGGCCGCGCGAAGATCGGCATGTACATCGCGTTGCGGCTGCTCCGTGACGGCGCACACCTGACGATCACGACCCGGTTCCCGAACGACGCGATCCGCCGCTTCACCGCCATGGAGGACTCCGCCGACTGGATCCACCGGCTGCGCGTCGTCGGTATCGACCTGCGTGATCCCGCGCAGGTGGTGGCTCTCGCCGACGACGTCGCCGCGCAGGGCCCGCTCGACATCCTCATCAACAATGCGGCACAGACCGTGCGCCGCTCCCCCGGCGCGTACAGCGCGCTCGCCGAGGCCGAGTCGGGTCCGCTGCCCTCCGGTGCCCTGCCCGACGTGGTGACGTTCGGCAAGACCAGCGACGCGCATCCGGCGGCACTGGCCGGGTCGCTGTCGACGGCGAATCTGGCGGCGGCCGCGAACCTGTCGGTGGACGACGTCAGCTCCCTCGCCCTCGTTGCCGGGTCGGCGACCCCGGACCGTATCGAGCAGGGCATCGCGATCGATGCGGGCGGTCTGCTGCCGGATCTGGCGCACACCAACAGCTGGGTGCAGACCGTCGGCGAGGTCGATCCGATCGAACTGCTCGAGGTGCAGCTGTGCAACTCGGTGGCCCCGTTCATCCTCGTGGACCGGCTGCGGCCGGCGATGGCGGCAGCCGCGGCCAGACGCAAGTACGTCGTGAACGTCTCCGCGATGGAAGGCCAGTTCGGGCGCGGCTACAAGGGCCCCGGCCACCCGCACACCAACATGGCCAAGGCCGCCCTGAACATGCTCACCCGCACCAGCGCCAAGGAAATGCTCGAACAGGACGGCATCCTCATGACCGCCGTCGACACCGGATGGATCACCGACGAACGCCCCCACTACACCAAGGTGCGGCTCGCCGAAGAGGGCTTCCACGCGCCCCTCGACCTCGTCGACGGCGCCGCCCGCGTCTACGACCCCATCGTGCAGGGCGAGGCCGGTGTCGACCTGCACGGCTGTTTCCTCAAGGACTACGTGCCGTCACCCTGGTAG
- a CDS encoding S8 family serine peptidase, producing the protein MNESDGAPGRQATAVTAAANPIGGFTALHAESVVPVDPPLQKDGPFLPELTEIAPLVQATQARRDFNVSGAGVTVAVLDTGLRTTHVDFAGRVVPGRNFTADYGGDPTEVSDGHGHGTSVAGIACAGRIHTGIAPNARIVPLKVLGNDGTGRFTDIRDALDWLLDRRAALGVSALCLAAGAPDNRTTDTDMPGDAIGALLQELCDEGVCCCVAAGNDYYAHGGMQGMCYPAIFRQTISVGAVYDADEGSFRYRDGAKAFASDADRLTPFTQRLHHTVGGPCATDTFAPGTPVSSSGILNDTGESLQYGASQATPTVLGVVALLQSFALRTTGHLPTVWDVKRWLQRGSAVVYDGADDHDNVDHTGLTFGRVGALGSLLVCAKDLAVRELAKADRAGLRSGPGAGPPDR; encoded by the coding sequence ATGAACGAATCGGACGGTGCGCCGGGGCGGCAGGCGACCGCGGTGACGGCCGCCGCGAACCCGATCGGCGGCTTCACCGCATTACATGCAGAGTCGGTGGTCCCGGTCGATCCGCCGCTGCAGAAGGACGGCCCGTTCCTTCCCGAACTGACCGAGATCGCCCCGCTGGTGCAGGCGACGCAGGCCCGACGGGACTTCAACGTTTCCGGGGCGGGGGTGACGGTGGCGGTCCTCGACACCGGACTGCGCACCACCCACGTCGACTTCGCGGGCCGGGTCGTGCCGGGCCGCAACTTCACAGCCGACTACGGCGGCGATCCGACGGAAGTGAGCGACGGCCACGGCCACGGCACATCGGTGGCCGGGATCGCGTGTGCCGGCCGCATCCACACCGGTATCGCCCCCAACGCGCGGATCGTGCCGCTCAAGGTGCTCGGCAACGACGGCACCGGACGGTTCACCGACATCCGCGACGCCCTCGACTGGCTGCTGGACCGTCGTGCGGCACTGGGGGTTTCGGCTCTGTGTCTGGCCGCCGGCGCCCCCGACAACCGGACCACCGACACCGACATGCCCGGTGACGCGATCGGCGCGCTGCTCCAGGAACTCTGCGACGAGGGCGTGTGCTGCTGTGTGGCCGCCGGCAACGACTACTACGCCCACGGCGGCATGCAGGGCATGTGCTATCCGGCGATCTTCCGGCAGACGATCAGCGTGGGCGCCGTGTACGACGCCGACGAGGGCAGCTTCCGGTACCGGGACGGCGCCAAGGCGTTCGCGTCCGACGCCGACCGGCTCACCCCGTTCACGCAGCGTCTGCACCACACGGTCGGCGGGCCGTGCGCGACGGACACGTTCGCGCCGGGTACGCCGGTGTCGTCGTCGGGCATCCTCAACGACACCGGCGAATCCCTCCAGTACGGCGCGAGCCAGGCCACCCCGACGGTGTTGGGGGTGGTGGCGTTGCTGCAGTCGTTCGCGCTGCGTACCACCGGACACCTGCCGACGGTGTGGGATGTGAAGCGCTGGCTGCAGCGGGGTTCGGCCGTCGTCTACGACGGCGCCGACGACCACGACAACGTCGACCACACCGGGCTGACGTTCGGTCGGGTCGGTGCGCTCGGGTCGCTGCTGGTGTGCGCGAAGGATCTCGCGGTGCGGGAACTCGCGAAGGCCGACCGGGCCGGACTGCGGTCCGGGCCGGGCGCCGGACCACCGGACCGGTGA
- a CDS encoding M20/M25/M40 family metallo-hydrolase encodes MDETQRPQQPAGRAETEVVDLVSALIRFDTSNTGELETTKGERECALWVKEQLEEVGYETEYVESGAPGRGNVFARLRGADPRRGTLLMHGHLDVVPAEPADWSVHPFSGAVEDGYVWGRGAVDMKDMCGMMLALARQFKAEGTVPPRDILFAFVADEEAGGKYGCQWLVDHRPDLFEGVTEAVGEVGGFSLTVPRADGTEKRLYLVETAEKGLGWMRLTAKATAGHGSFLHEDNAVTILADAVSRLGNHTFPLVMSDSVAEFLTVLSEETGVAFDPNSPDIDGALAKLGSIARIIGATLRDTANPTMLKAGYKANVIPQTAEAVFDCRVLPGRQAAFEREVDELIGPHVTREWITKLDSYETTFDGDLVDAMNDAILAHDPNGRTVPYMLSAGTDAKAFARLGIRCFGFAPLRLPPDLDFAALFHGVDERVPVDALHFGTRVMEHFLLHS; translated from the coding sequence ATGGACGAAACACAGCGACCGCAGCAACCTGCAGGCCGCGCCGAAACCGAGGTCGTCGACCTCGTCAGTGCGTTGATCCGGTTCGACACCTCCAACACCGGTGAACTCGAGACCACCAAGGGTGAGCGCGAGTGTGCGCTCTGGGTGAAGGAACAACTCGAGGAGGTGGGCTACGAGACCGAGTACGTCGAATCGGGCGCGCCGGGGCGTGGCAACGTGTTCGCACGACTGCGCGGCGCCGACCCGCGCCGCGGCACGCTGCTGATGCACGGGCACCTCGACGTGGTGCCGGCCGAACCCGCCGACTGGAGCGTGCACCCGTTCTCGGGTGCCGTCGAGGACGGCTACGTGTGGGGTCGCGGCGCCGTCGACATGAAGGACATGTGCGGCATGATGCTGGCGCTCGCCCGCCAGTTCAAGGCCGAGGGCACCGTGCCTCCGCGCGACATCCTGTTCGCGTTCGTCGCGGACGAGGAGGCCGGCGGCAAGTACGGCTGTCAGTGGCTGGTCGACCACCGGCCGGACCTGTTCGAGGGCGTCACCGAGGCGGTCGGGGAGGTCGGCGGTTTCTCGCTGACCGTCCCGCGCGCGGACGGCACGGAGAAGCGCCTGTATCTCGTCGAGACGGCCGAGAAGGGTCTCGGGTGGATGCGGCTGACCGCGAAGGCCACCGCGGGCCACGGGTCGTTCCTGCACGAGGACAACGCGGTGACGATCCTCGCCGACGCCGTCTCCCGGCTCGGCAACCACACCTTCCCCCTCGTGATGTCGGATTCGGTCGCGGAGTTCCTCACCGTCCTGTCGGAGGAGACCGGTGTCGCATTCGATCCGAACTCCCCGGACATCGACGGCGCCCTCGCCAAGCTCGGGTCCATCGCCCGCATCATCGGCGCCACCCTCCGCGACACCGCGAACCCGACCATGCTGAAGGCCGGCTACAAGGCCAACGTCATCCCGCAGACCGCGGAGGCCGTCTTCGACTGCCGGGTGCTGCCCGGACGGCAGGCCGCGTTCGAGCGGGAGGTGGACGAGTTGATCGGCCCGCACGTGACCCGCGAGTGGATCACCAAGCTCGACTCGTACGAGACGACGTTCGACGGCGACCTCGTCGACGCGATGAACGACGCGATCCTCGCGCACGACCCGAACGGCCGGACCGTGCCCTACATGCTCTCGGCCGGTACCGACGCGAAAGCGTTCGCGCGGTTGGGGATTCGCTGCTTCGGTTTCGCTCCGCTGCGGCTGCCGCCGGACCTGGACTTCGCCGCGCTCTTCCACGGCGTCGACGAGCGTGTCCCGGTGGACGCATTGCACTTCGGCACCCGAGTGATGGAACACTTCCTGCTACACAGCTGA
- a CDS encoding YbhB/YbcL family Raf kinase inhibitor-like protein → MAYDPYDALPSLPSFTLTSEQVTDGAPLGNDQVSGIFGAGGHDISPQLSWSGFPAETKSFAVTVFDPDAPTASGFWHWVVANIPATTTSLRADAGDETGSGLPAGAVTLRNDGGLARFLGAAPPAGHGPHRYMFVVHALDVERLDDVTADSTPAFLGFNLFFHAIARATVTGTYEQK, encoded by the coding sequence ATGGCGTACGACCCGTACGACGCACTGCCGTCCCTGCCGTCCTTCACCCTGACGTCCGAGCAGGTCACCGACGGCGCCCCGTTGGGCAACGATCAGGTCAGCGGCATCTTCGGGGCCGGTGGCCACGACATCTCGCCGCAGCTGTCGTGGTCCGGCTTCCCGGCCGAGACCAAGAGCTTCGCCGTCACCGTGTTCGACCCCGACGCCCCGACGGCATCGGGCTTCTGGCACTGGGTGGTCGCGAACATTCCGGCCACCACGACGTCGCTGCGTGCCGACGCCGGCGACGAGACCGGTTCCGGTCTGCCTGCCGGCGCCGTGACGCTGCGCAACGACGGTGGCCTGGCGCGCTTCCTGGGCGCAGCACCGCCGGCCGGTCACGGCCCGCACCGCTACATGTTCGTCGTCCACGCCCTCGACGTCGAACGCCTCGACGACGTCACCGCCGACTCCACCCCGGCGTTCCTCGGCTTCAATCTGTTCTTCCACGCGATCGCCCGCGCCACCGTCACGGGCACGTACGAGCAGAAGTAG